Sequence from the Bremerella volcania genome:
CGGGAGATCGATCATGCCGGTCGCGATCAAAACATCTGTGCTGTTTGCCGCACTACTCTGTGCGACCTTCGGCTGCAACTCCTCCGAGAATACCAACCCAATTCCAGTGCCAGCTGGCGTGGTGATTGAACTCTATGAAGTGGCAGCGGCTCCAGGAAACAATACCAGGACGGCGGTCGATCCCACCACTGGTAACCCCATCGATCTCGTAACGCCGCCGCTGATCGTCACCAACGATATCGACACGATTGCCCAGCAAGTCGATACGAATCAACCAGGTCAGCCGATGCTGAAGATTAGTCTGACACCAGGCGGCGGTCAGAAGATGCTCGCGGCAACCAGCAAACCCACGGCCAGCAAGTTGGCCCTGGTCGTCAATGGCA
This genomic interval carries:
- a CDS encoding SecDF P1 head subdomain-containing protein, which produces MPVAIKTSVLFAALLCATFGCNSSENTNPIPVPAGVVIELYEVAAAPGNNTRTAVDPTTGNPIDLVTPPLIVTNDIDTIAQQVDTNQPGQPMLKISLTPGGGQKMLAATSKPTASKLALVVNGKVVAVAQIMVPIQDSMVLSGDYQNPGFEMARKIFAGE